In a genomic window of Methanoregula sp. UBA64:
- a CDS encoding aminotransferase class V-fold PLP-dependent enzyme: MTHEPPVKNILYWCDRCNIPLIGRTCSCKGEGRPLELLQPYDVRPALAADMALIIRLVRERFGNVPVPTVLLLNKTGGVDRADLVIAHGYRFGWLTFDPVARKFSFDLSPEALPFILKHVTKGIVDLETGIEAPAGPGRMGGKKFRLNNPVPDGTAIVKLKNRYGTGAVKNGQIRVKELAPVETRTAPNPGWAQVIEQNQYHLKNLERSAVRMIKSHIHDRPVCNVSFSGGKDSTAVLTLARKAGVTDAFYLDTGIEFPETVAFVRSQGVPVIEKAGDFFSAVEKAGPPGKDNRWCCKLLKLRPLQIHLAEVGPCVTVQGNRWYESWNRAALEETSQNPANPLQLNISPIRNWRALEVFLYLWWQKAAINPLYDQGVERIGCWVCPSMLESEYEGLRGMHPEYTARWDTFLTKWAEKKGLPDAFYQWGLWRWKALPPKMRELCRDRGIPVRDDYTLQAEPPVEHEKTVEIAQGSTMDQHMSGTAAGEYDVDAVRRDFPILSDIIYLDNAATSFSPEPVVAAQVEFEHNYRANVGRGVHRLTSIASQRYWHAHEKVSDFIGGKDGVTVFTRNTTESVNMVAQGLSWKPGDRVITTILEHHSNLLPWRRLARQGVATDIIGIDPDYEPDLGALEKAITGSTKLVAITHASNVLGVVTSVKEIAEICHAKGVLLLVDGAQAVAHMPVNVRELGCDFYCFSGHKMSGPTGTGVLWMKEPCIEPLLLGGGMVDAVTADGYTPAPGYQQYEAGTPNIAGGIGLGAAVDYLQNLGMDRIHRYLTGLTDRLIGSLSENKSVHVYAPKDPARRIGVVSFTVDNFHPHEVAQQLDEAADIMVRSGHHCCQPLVESLGLPDGTVRASLAYYTTRQDIDLLAATLEEITR; encoded by the coding sequence GTGACGCATGAGCCGCCGGTAAAAAATATCCTGTACTGGTGCGACCGGTGCAATATCCCCCTGATTGGCCGGACCTGTTCCTGCAAAGGAGAGGGGCGGCCCCTCGAACTCCTCCAGCCGTACGATGTACGCCCGGCGCTTGCCGCCGACATGGCGCTCATTATCCGGCTCGTGCGGGAACGCTTCGGGAACGTGCCGGTCCCGACCGTCCTCCTCCTCAACAAGACCGGCGGCGTGGACCGGGCAGACCTTGTGATCGCCCACGGGTACCGGTTCGGGTGGCTCACCTTTGACCCGGTGGCACGGAAGTTCTCGTTCGACCTCTCGCCCGAGGCGCTTCCCTTTATCCTCAAACACGTGACAAAAGGCATCGTCGACCTTGAGACCGGGATAGAGGCCCCGGCCGGCCCGGGCAGGATGGGGGGCAAGAAGTTCCGGTTGAACAACCCCGTACCCGACGGCACCGCGATCGTGAAACTCAAAAACCGGTACGGGACCGGGGCGGTCAAGAACGGGCAGATCCGGGTAAAGGAACTTGCCCCGGTCGAGACCCGGACCGCGCCGAACCCGGGCTGGGCGCAGGTGATCGAACAGAACCAGTATCACCTTAAAAATCTCGAACGCAGCGCCGTGCGGATGATTAAGTCCCATATCCACGACCGCCCGGTCTGCAATGTCTCGTTCTCGGGGGGAAAAGACAGCACCGCGGTCCTGACGCTTGCACGAAAGGCCGGCGTGACCGATGCGTTCTACCTTGACACCGGCATCGAGTTCCCCGAGACCGTTGCATTTGTCCGTTCGCAGGGCGTGCCCGTGATCGAAAAAGCCGGGGACTTCTTTTCGGCGGTAGAAAAGGCCGGGCCGCCGGGGAAGGACAACCGCTGGTGCTGTAAGCTCCTAAAACTCCGGCCCCTCCAGATCCATCTCGCAGAGGTCGGCCCCTGCGTGACCGTGCAGGGCAACCGCTGGTACGAGTCATGGAACCGGGCAGCGCTCGAAGAGACCAGCCAGAACCCGGCCAATCCCCTCCAGCTCAATATCTCACCGATCCGGAACTGGCGGGCGCTCGAGGTCTTTTTGTACCTCTGGTGGCAGAAGGCCGCAATCAACCCGCTCTACGATCAGGGGGTCGAACGGATCGGCTGCTGGGTCTGTCCCTCCATGCTCGAAAGCGAGTACGAGGGCCTCAGGGGAATGCACCCGGAGTATACGGCACGGTGGGATACCTTCCTTACCAAATGGGCGGAGAAGAAGGGGCTCCCCGATGCATTTTATCAGTGGGGCCTCTGGCGCTGGAAGGCGCTTCCCCCCAAGATGCGCGAGCTCTGCCGGGACCGGGGCATCCCGGTCCGGGACGACTACACACTCCAGGCCGAACCGCCGGTGGAGCACGAAAAGACGGTTGAAATAGCACAGGGGAGTACCATGGATCAGCATATGTCAGGTACGGCGGCAGGGGAGTACGATGTGGATGCAGTCCGGCGGGATTTCCCGATCCTCTCCGATATTATCTATCTCGATAATGCCGCCACCAGCTTCTCGCCCGAGCCCGTGGTGGCAGCGCAGGTCGAGTTCGAGCACAACTACCGGGCAAACGTGGGCCGGGGCGTCCACCGGCTCACGAGCATTGCAAGCCAGCGCTACTGGCATGCGCATGAGAAGGTATCAGACTTTATCGGCGGAAAAGACGGGGTTACCGTCTTTACCCGGAACACCACCGAGTCCGTCAACATGGTCGCTCAGGGCCTCTCCTGGAAACCCGGCGACCGGGTTATCACCACGATCCTCGAACACCACTCGAACCTGCTCCCGTGGCGCAGGCTCGCCCGGCAGGGTGTTGCCACCGATATTATCGGTATCGACCCCGATTATGAGCCCGATCTCGGGGCGCTTGAAAAAGCGATCACCGGGTCCACGAAGCTCGTGGCCATCACCCATGCCTCAAACGTGCTCGGCGTGGTTACCTCGGTAAAGGAGATTGCGGAGATCTGCCACGCGAAAGGCGTCCTCCTCCTTGTGGACGGGGCGCAGGCTGTTGCCCATATGCCGGTCAATGTCAGGGAGCTCGGCTGCGATTTCTACTGCTTCTCGGGGCACAAGATGTCCGGGCCCACCGGGACCGGCGTGCTCTGGATGAAGGAGCCCTGCATCGAGCCGCTCCTTCTCGGCGGGGGAATGGTTGATGCGGTGACCGCGGACGGGTACACGCCTGCGCCGGGCTACCAGCAGTACGAGGCGGGGACCCCGAACATTGCCGGGGGCATTGGCCTTGGCGCTGCCGTGGACTATCTCCAGAATCTCGGCATGGACCGGATCCACCGGTACCTCACTGGCCTTACGGACCGGCTCATCGGCTCCCTTTCCGAGAACAAGAGCGTCCATGTCTATGCTCCAAAGGATCCGGCCCGGCGGATCGGGGTAGTCTCTTTTACCGTGGACAACTTCCACCCCCACGAGGTGGCCCAGCAGCTCGATGAGGCGGCAGACATCATGGTCAGGTCCGGCCACCACTGCTGCCAGCCGCTGGTAGAAAGCCTCGGGCTTCCCGACGGGACCGTACGGGCAAGCCTTGCCTACTACACTACCCGACAGGATATCGACCTGCTCGCGGCCACGCTTGAAGAGATTACCCGGTAA
- a CDS encoding M3 family metallopeptidase translates to MTPDTVPTPIRTAYRPGDITAICDAAIATATKALDRIAHLPPESRTFESTLLAFESAMADYGDAVLPVTLMGYVYPDKDVAAEGSAAEEKAGKFSVGIYTRRDLYDAIKTAVPRTKEEERLLSETLRQFKKNGLALPDDGLARVRKHKEEITGLEVRFTANLNNDTSAIDFSKEELDGVPEDVLATFSRTSDGRYHVTTKYPDYIPVMQNAKNGETRKQLYTAFVNRQAAANTELLEKAILVRQACAHELGYASWADYRLDGRMAKTTAAVLAFLGDLKSPVKEKEEADLAVLLALKKELVPGADRIDPWDLAYLTEQLRIRRFALDNEAIRKYFPFDTVLSGMLGIFGPLFGVRFSVVPDAPVWAPGVCLVRITDSADNRTLAYIYLDMFPRDGKYGHMMMVPLIAGRRTKDGYSVPVTAIVGNFRAPSGATPSLLTHDDVEGLFHEFGHALHGCLTRVPYASLAGSSVEWDFVETPSQALENWAWEPAVLDAVSGHYARPEEKLPRDLCDRIIAARDLGAGLLYTRMLVISSEDMAFHTAEGPVDVTATGNRFYRELMGIEPLAGGHEPSTIGHFMGGYDAGYYSYLWAEVYALNVFARFKAGGLFNPATGAEYRHTILEQGNMQPGDELLRAFLKKEPSMEPFYERLHIRAPR, encoded by the coding sequence ATGACCCCGGACACTGTTCCCACCCCTATCCGGACCGCATACCGGCCCGGCGATATCACCGCCATCTGCGATGCAGCGATTGCCACCGCGACAAAGGCGCTCGACCGGATTGCACATCTTCCCCCGGAATCGCGGACCTTTGAGTCCACCCTGCTCGCATTCGAGAGCGCGATGGCGGACTATGGCGATGCGGTCCTGCCGGTCACCCTCATGGGCTATGTCTATCCCGACAAGGATGTCGCAGCCGAAGGATCGGCAGCAGAGGAGAAGGCCGGGAAGTTCTCGGTCGGCATCTACACCCGCCGCGACCTCTACGATGCGATAAAGACCGCCGTCCCCCGTACCAAAGAGGAAGAACGGCTCCTCTCCGAGACGCTGCGGCAGTTTAAGAAAAACGGTCTTGCCCTGCCCGACGACGGTCTTGCCCGCGTCAGAAAACACAAGGAAGAGATCACCGGGCTCGAAGTACGGTTCACGGCAAACCTCAACAACGACACCTCTGCAATAGATTTTTCAAAAGAGGAACTCGACGGCGTCCCGGAGGACGTGCTCGCCACGTTCTCGCGGACCAGCGACGGGCGCTACCATGTCACCACCAAGTATCCCGATTATATCCCGGTGATGCAGAACGCAAAGAACGGCGAGACCCGCAAACAGCTGTACACCGCGTTTGTCAACCGGCAGGCAGCGGCAAACACGGAGCTCCTCGAAAAAGCGATCCTGGTCCGGCAGGCCTGCGCACACGAACTCGGGTACGCAAGCTGGGCGGACTACCGGCTCGACGGCCGGATGGCAAAGACTACTGCCGCAGTGCTGGCGTTCCTTGGCGATCTCAAAAGCCCGGTAAAAGAGAAGGAAGAGGCCGACCTCGCTGTCCTGCTCGCCCTTAAAAAAGAGCTTGTCCCGGGTGCTGACCGGATCGATCCCTGGGACCTTGCCTATCTCACCGAGCAGCTGCGCATACGCCGGTTCGCGCTCGACAACGAGGCGATCCGGAAGTACTTCCCGTTCGATACCGTGCTCTCCGGGATGCTCGGGATCTTCGGCCCGCTCTTTGGCGTGCGGTTTAGCGTTGTCCCGGATGCCCCGGTCTGGGCGCCGGGCGTCTGCCTTGTCCGGATCACGGACAGCGCCGACAACCGGACCCTTGCGTATATTTACCTCGACATGTTCCCCCGGGACGGCAAGTACGGGCACATGATGATGGTGCCCCTGATCGCAGGCCGGAGGACAAAAGACGGGTACTCGGTCCCGGTCACTGCTATTGTAGGCAACTTCCGGGCACCCTCGGGCGCTACCCCCTCGCTCCTCACCCACGACGATGTGGAGGGACTCTTCCACGAGTTCGGCCACGCGCTCCACGGGTGCCTGACCCGGGTCCCCTATGCGAGCCTTGCGGGGTCGAGCGTTGAGTGGGACTTTGTCGAGACCCCCTCGCAGGCGCTCGAAAACTGGGCGTGGGAACCCGCGGTGCTCGATGCGGTCTCGGGGCATTATGCCCGGCCGGAGGAAAAACTCCCAAGAGACCTTTGCGATCGGATCATCGCCGCCCGGGACCTCGGGGCCGGCCTTCTGTATACCCGGATGCTCGTGATCTCTTCCGAGGACATGGCGTTCCATACCGCAGAAGGGCCGGTCGATGTGACTGCAACCGGCAACCGGTTCTACCGCGAGCTCATGGGGATCGAACCGCTCGCGGGCGGCCACGAACCCTCGACCATCGGCCATTTCATGGGCGGGTACGATGCCGGGTACTACAGTTACCTCTGGGCCGAGGTGTACGCCCTCAATGTCTTTGCCCGCTTTAAGGCCGGCGGACTTTTTAACCCGGCCACCGGCGCGGAGTACCGGCACACCATCCTCGAACAGGGAAACATGCAGCCCGGCGACGAACTCCTGCGGGCATTCCTCAAAAAAGAGCCCTCCATGGAACCCTTCTACGAACGGCTCCATATCCGGGCGCCCCGGTAA
- the thiE gene encoding thiamine phosphate synthase encodes MALDLYVVTDEQIGKGRSHAEIARLACAGGAGAIQLRDKHRAPEELIRIGREIRAITRGAGALFIVNDSLDVALACGADGVHLGQDDMAAGMARLRAPRPFIIGISAGTVAEAVAAEKAGADYVALSPVFATASKDNAGPGQGLVVLREMKAAVSIPVIAIGGITRENLGEVIAAGADGIAVISAVVAAPDITAAARDLRERIAAAKAGRR; translated from the coding sequence ATGGCACTCGATCTCTACGTTGTCACCGATGAACAGATCGGGAAGGGGCGCTCCCATGCGGAGATCGCCCGGCTCGCCTGCGCCGGGGGGGCCGGTGCGATCCAGCTCCGGGACAAACACCGGGCCCCGGAAGAACTCATCCGCATCGGCCGGGAGATACGGGCGATCACCCGCGGGGCCGGGGCGCTCTTTATCGTAAACGACAGCCTCGACGTGGCGCTTGCCTGCGGTGCTGACGGTGTGCACCTCGGGCAGGACGATATGGCAGCGGGCATGGCCCGTCTGCGAGCGCCCCGACCGTTTATCATCGGGATCTCGGCCGGGACCGTTGCAGAAGCTGTTGCCGCCGAAAAGGCGGGGGCAGACTATGTGGCCTTAAGCCCGGTCTTTGCAACAGCATCAAAAGACAATGCCGGCCCCGGCCAGGGCCTCGTGGTCCTGCGGGAGATGAAGGCCGCGGTCTCCATCCCGGTGATCGCCATCGGCGGGATCACCCGGGAAAACCTTGGTGAGGTAATCGCCGCAGGTGCGGACGGTATCGCCGTGATCTCGGCGGTCGTGGCAGCACCGGATATCACCGCAGCGGCCCGGGACCTCAGGGAGCGAATCGCAGCGGCAAAAGCGGGGCGCCGGTAA
- a CDS encoding carboxymuconolactone decarboxylase family protein, protein MTTTMELFQNEAPEVAAAFNNLIMAVVKRPALDAKTKQLIYIAMKAAMGDDAAVNAHIPMAKAAGATREEVIDAILMTVTVSGIRGVAHCLPDAVAQFEK, encoded by the coding sequence ATGACAACCACGATGGAACTCTTCCAGAACGAAGCCCCCGAAGTGGCGGCTGCGTTCAACAACCTGATCATGGCGGTCGTGAAACGGCCGGCGCTCGATGCAAAGACCAAGCAGCTGATCTACATCGCGATGAAGGCAGCGATGGGGGACGATGCCGCGGTAAACGCCCACATCCCGATGGCAAAGGCAGCCGGGGCAACCCGGGAGGAAGTGATCGATGCGATCCTCATGACGGTCACCGTTTCGGGGATCCGGGGCGTGGCCCATTGCCTGCCGGACGCGGTGGCGCAGTTTGAGAAGTGA
- a CDS encoding FmdE family protein, with protein MSRKLTTYEDAVAFHGHTCPGLALGYRVAEYALKALHAERSEDEDLVAIVENDACGVDAVQAIAGCSVGKGNLILKDLGKHAYTFINRKTGSAIRLVQRPEPLTERLDPAAAALRAKVMSGKATPAEEKEFEERQAAIIRKILTIPFSELFIKKEARSEIPEKARIFGSVQCASCGEIVAEHRARVKNNKMVCIPCAGEYSRGW; from the coding sequence ATGAGCCGGAAACTTACTACCTACGAAGATGCCGTCGCCTTCCACGGCCACACCTGCCCGGGCCTTGCGCTCGGCTACCGGGTGGCGGAGTACGCCCTCAAAGCCCTCCACGCGGAGCGTTCCGAGGACGAAGACCTGGTGGCGATTGTCGAGAACGATGCCTGCGGGGTCGATGCCGTGCAGGCAATCGCCGGCTGTTCGGTGGGAAAGGGCAACCTGATCCTAAAAGACCTCGGCAAGCACGCCTACACCTTCATCAACCGGAAGACCGGCTCTGCCATCCGGCTCGTCCAGCGCCCGGAGCCCCTCACCGAACGGCTCGACCCGGCGGCAGCAGCGCTCCGGGCAAAGGTGATGAGCGGGAAGGCAACGCCTGCCGAGGAGAAGGAGTTTGAGGAGCGGCAGGCCGCGATCATCCGGAAGATCCTCACGATCCCCTTTTCCGAACTCTTTATCAAGAAAGAGGCCCGGTCGGAGATCCCCGAGAAGGCGCGGATCTTCGGTTCGGTCCAGTGCGCTTCCTGCGGCGAGATCGTGGCCGAGCACCGGGCCCGGGTGAAAAACAATAAGATGGTCTGCATTCCCTGCGCCGGCGAATACAGCCGGGGCTGGTAA
- the thiM gene encoding hydroxyethylthiazole kinase, whose translation MDNQIFSDVFSRAREQHPLIHHITNYVTVNDCANITICAGGAPVMADAREEAGEMAGFAGALVLNIGTLNAGIIESMILAGKAANERGIPVVLDPVGAGATKLRTESTRRLFDKLDIAIVKGNAGEIGTLAGANAKVRGVDSAGVTGDIVGIVRDYAESSGITVVASGATDIVSDGKRVLFVKNGHPMMGTISGTGCMASSVTGVCAAVSPDRVMAAATALAAFGLAGERAAARAAGPGSFKVALFDEMAALEPADLKTGARVTTV comes from the coding sequence ATGGACAACCAGATCTTCTCTGACGTCTTTTCCAGGGCAAGGGAACAGCACCCCCTCATCCACCATATCACCAATTACGTGACCGTGAACGACTGCGCCAACATCACCATCTGCGCCGGGGGAGCGCCGGTCATGGCCGATGCCCGGGAAGAGGCCGGGGAGATGGCGGGCTTTGCCGGGGCGCTTGTCTTAAACATCGGGACGCTCAATGCCGGGATCATCGAGAGCATGATCCTTGCCGGGAAGGCGGCAAACGAGCGGGGGATCCCGGTGGTGCTCGATCCGGTCGGTGCCGGTGCAACAAAGCTCCGGACCGAGAGCACCCGGCGCCTCTTTGACAAACTCGATATCGCGATTGTCAAAGGCAATGCCGGCGAGATCGGTACACTTGCCGGTGCCAACGCAAAGGTCCGCGGCGTGGACTCGGCAGGAGTCACCGGCGACATTGTCGGCATTGTCCGTGACTACGCTGAATCCTCCGGGATAACGGTTGTTGCAAGCGGGGCAACCGATATCGTGAGCGACGGGAAACGCGTCCTCTTTGTAAAGAACGGCCACCCGATGATGGGAACCATTTCGGGGACCGGCTGCATGGCCTCATCGGTCACCGGTGTCTGCGCCGCGGTCTCCCCGGACCGGGTCATGGCCGCGGCAACCGCCCTTGCAGCGTTCGGGCTTGCCGGGGAACGGGCAGCGGCACGGGCAGCAGGCCCGGGGTCGTTCAAGGTTGCGCTCTTCGATGAGATGGCTGCGCTTGAACCCGCCGATCTCAAGACCGGCGCCAGAGTCACCACCGTGTAA
- a CDS encoding DNA polymerase ligase N-terminal domain-containing protein translates to MADTFVLHEHFSKHHHFDFRLEHDGVLASWAVPKGLPEKPGERRLAIQVEDHPLSYGTFEGTIPGGEYGAGEVKIADAGTYETLAWTNERIEVLLHGKEHTGKYVLLRFAKAGEKNWIVLKGKEA, encoded by the coding sequence ATGGCAGACACCTTCGTGCTCCACGAACATTTTTCAAAGCACCACCACTTCGACTTCCGGCTGGAGCACGACGGGGTCTTGGCGAGCTGGGCAGTCCCCAAAGGCCTTCCCGAAAAACCCGGGGAACGCCGGCTTGCCATACAGGTCGAGGACCATCCCCTCTCCTACGGGACGTTCGAGGGCACGATCCCCGGGGGCGAGTACGGGGCGGGAGAGGTGAAGATTGCCGATGCCGGCACGTACGAGACGCTCGCATGGACGAACGAGCGGATCGAAGTCCTGCTCCACGGGAAAGAGCACACCGGGAAGTACGTCCTCCTCCGGTTCGCAAAAGCCGGGGAGAAGAACTGGATCGTGCTCAAAGGAAAAGAAGCCTGA